CGGTGCTTTTGTGATTTTGGGTCGCGTGAGAAGAGGTATTTTTGGCAACATTGGCATCTAATTGTAATGACGGGTTTGCTGTGGATATCGAAGCGGACTGGTGACTTTTTCCATTCAATGAATGCTCTTTTCTTGATGTAAGGTAGTCTGTATGAGCCCCCGGGTAGAGCATTTTATAACGCAGGATTGCTTGCTGCTTTTTATGTCCGTCGGGCAGGCGCTTGATATAACTGAATTCCAGTTCTGAAGCCTGCCAACGAGAGCCAGGTTGTTTGGCGAGCCAGGCTAGCATACTCAGTGCTTGCTGATCTCGTTTCTGTTGGAGAAATAGTTCGGCCAAACGGTATCGGAGTCTGGCATTTTCAGGATAAAGTCGGTCGTATTCCTGTAATTGACGAAGACTCGTTTTTATGGACTGATCGCTTCTGCTTTTTAATAGCAGATAATCTAAACGATACTGAAACGTCGGAGGTTCACCATCAAAAAAATCTGTGTAGGCGCGGATTGCTTGGTTTATTTTGCCGGATCGCTTCAACAACGCAAGGTGATTAAGAGCGGATTGAGCATCCTCGCGGATGATTTTAATGAGTTTTTTCGCTTCGATGTAGTCTGCTGATTCCGGTGCCAGAATATGGAGTTGTTTGAGGTATTTTTCGGCTTCATTACTCTGCTTCTCGGCGAGACTGATTTTAAGTGCCGCCAAGAGAGATTGTGTTGTCGGTACAGCCTGAATTTTGTTCAGTTTCGACAGCGTCTCTTTCATTAGGGGAATGTCTTCTCTGGCTTCCGCATAACGGATTTGTTGTAGTAATTCCGCCGCTTGAGCCTGGACGAGCGGATTCGTTGGCTGAGAGTATCCTGTTGAACTGATCGTGATTAGGATAAGAGATACAAGGAATTTCATTTTGTTTTGCGACTCAGAAGCAAAGTTCCGTCCTGATTAAACGAATAACGTCCCTGCAACCATCCCAAAGCAAACAGTCCTAAAACCTGAGTATAGTAATTTTTCGGGTTGGTTAAACCATCAAGGCATTTTTGAATATTTTCTAATAACAAATCGTTTTCGCCGGATGATGCTAAAAAAGGCAAGAGTGCGCAGGCAGATGATGCCGGTTTTCGAGCATTGAGAATCTCGCCGGATATACTGAGTTTTTCCGGCATTCCATGATGTTTCCTGATGATTTCGAGCAATGGCGAGTAGTGTTTTAATAGACGGTTTTTGGTTTCGCTGGTGGCCAGAATTCCGGCCCATAGATAATTTCGAACCGCATCGTAGCTACCGGTGTGTTCGGTGTTTTCAGTATGGTAATAACCTTTTTGAGGGCGGTAGAGAACCCAGTCGGGGCTAAGGCCGTAGGGTGCCGAATCGACAAGAAATTGCAAGCTGTTTCGCTGAACGGGTTCCCACAGCGGTGCGATGGATGTAAAGCGTTGCAGAAGAAAGGGAGGGAGATAACTGGGATTGAGTTTCCAATAGAGAATGTTATCGGCATCCTTACGTTCAAAATGGTTTTGCGCCGGTAACAGCATCAATCCGAGTCCGCGGATGTTTTTCAGGCTGTAGACAGCTGTCAACCATAGGAGGTTTTCACCGAATGTCTTATAGGCCGGGTTTTTCCAGATACGACCGGCTTCCAACAGGGTGTATGCCATCCATAAATCGGCATCGGTTGCATTGTTGTGATCGAGAATTTCCCATTGACCGTGTTTGTTTTGGCCCCACTTCCAAGCCGGAAGGTTTTGATTTTTTTCTTTGACGACAAGATTATCCTGTGTCCAGGAAAGCAATTTGCGAAAGGTAGCTTGATCATTGGCGACCAAAGCGAAAAACAGTGCATAAGCCTGACCTTCCGACGTCGTGATGGATTGACTCCAATCAATCACTCTGCCGTCCTCGGAAAGATTATGGGTTTTGAAGGCTTCCCACAGTGGCCAGCTGGATTCGGCAGCAGACGAAAGAGACCATGTCAGAAGACAGAAAATTCCGCAAATCGCTTTTGTCATTTTGGCGTTTCCTGTTCGTAAAGCGTTTGCCGGCGTTTGCTTTGACGGTGGAGAAAAATCCATAATAAAAAAGCAGCGGAAAGTACTGTTAGTAAGGTAAAAAAGATTGACCAGAGAGAATTATCTGCCACTTTATTCCACAGAAATAACCACCAGGGGATTTCACCGATCTTATATTGCGGGCCGACGGCATAGGCGGTTATGCCACTGTTTCTTACAACAGAAATACTTCCTTGTATCTGGTGCTTTTCGGCTTGAGGCGAAAGAGTTTTCGCGGCAAGTTCATAATCGGCATCGGATTGTGCCAGTATGCCGAGAATCGTTCTTTCGCTGAAATAAGGGGATTCCATCTCGGCAACTGCAGCGATAGCTCCTCTGGCATAGCTGAATGTGCGAACTTCCTCCTGCTGGTCTATCGGAATCATTCGTTTAGAAGGGGGATTCATAGACAGCGTTTCAACGTCTTTCAATTCAAGAAAGTGAGAGGCATATTGGTTCAGTTCCTGTGGTAAAGTTCCGAGAATAATCACATCTTTATCGGTTTTTTTCACCTTTTCCCAGTCGTTTGAGACTGTCAGTTTGTAAGCCGGTAGACCAGACTCTTTGGAAAGAGACATCACCGTATTTAGCAGAGTCTGCAACATGGGTTTGCTCATAGTCTTCGGAACCAGTATCTGGGTTTCCGATAAATCCGCTGTCTTGGTAAAAGGGAAGCCGCTTTGCGCGAATACCGATAAGTTTGGCATCTGAATATAGTGAAACGAATGGCGAAAATCGATGCTGGAACGAGGTTCGATCGACGAATAGACTTCCGGTGGAAGGGTGGTCTCGCAATACCCTGTACGACTGCTTGAGACGGTTCCAATATAGGAAAAGTTAAAACTCAGACGGTTTTGGTACGGAAGATCAATTGGGGTACGGAACCAGGCATTAAGTTTTTTGGATTTATGCTCGGTTGAAGTTTGCAACCCATTTTCATTTTGCTGTAGCGGCGTCGATAGAATCAGCTCATAGTTGAGATGTGTGTTTAAAACGGAGCCTTTTAAATCGGTAGGAGGCTCGGTATGTCGGTAATAAATTTCAAGAGGGAAGTCTTGATTTTTTTGTGTAACCAGATCGGGAGGCAACTTGAAATCCAAGAAAACAGGGGAAGGATTCAGGCCGTTTCTTTGTAATTGTTGCGGATAATCCATTAGTTCTGAAAACTCGATTTTTCGGTCTGTAGCAAGCCAGTTTGGTGCGTCGTAGGCCCGCCGTTGCGGGAGAAAAGGGGCTTGTAGAACTTCAACTGAACTGCCACGAAGGACGGCAGGATTCAGGCTGAGTGTCTGCGCAAGAGGGATTAATTCATCAGATGTTCCGGCCATTAAGAGCAAAACTTTGACATAAGGGTTTTCCGGATGATTAATCAGTTTCAAGGTCGGCTTTTCAACGTCAGGGTATAAAGTCTTGTCCTGTAGCCAGGCCGGTCGCTGCCGGTTACTGGCAAATACCACAGAGGCATTCGGAAAAGAATGGCCGTTTTTGGGCGTTACAGCGGGTTTATCGACCTCTACTTTGACGGAAAGTTTGCGCCATTGGCTCTGACTTGCAAAATACGAGGCGAGAATAGCTGCCGCCTGCTGAAAGTCTGTGTTAGCCTTTTTTGGAAAAATAAATGGGATGGAGATGGCGTCATCCCGGGCAAAATGATCGAAAAATGGATTGGGAAAGTAGCTTAAATCATTTGTTGCTAAAAGGCTCTGCTCACTAACTTCCAGAGTGGAGTGGTTGGAGAGACTGAGCCAGATAATGTTATTCGCAATATCTTCACATTCTTCTTTATAGTGGCCGATGAATGCTATGTGCAGCTGATTTGTGTTTTTAATTGAACGGGAATTAAGTGGAAGCTGTACTTGTTTTGTCTGTCCAATGTCGGAGGCCGTTAAAGGGATGACACTGTTTAATTCGCCGTTTAAATATATTCGTAAATGCGAGAAACCGGGCAGCAGTGAAGGCGATGAGGTGAAGGTTAAATTCAAGGTTGCTTTAGTCGCAATGCGGTCGCTTCGTTGGGTAAAGTTGAAGTAGAAGTCTTGGTTCACCCCAGTGAGTAAAATGTCTTTACTGTCGTTTCCGTAGCCGAGCCTTAATTTTGAAGTCCAGTTGGGAACCGGAGGGGAATAAGGTTGCGGTGTCTCGGAAAGACTGTCTTCCACCTTGAGTGCAGCAGAATAGCCGACAACCGGTGACAGCAGGAAAAAAGCGAAAATGACATTTGATGCGATAATCTTTGCAAGAGAGTCTTTCATAAAAACCTTTAAATTAACGGCGAGCGGGCATTCGGGGGCGAAAGGATGTGAGCCAGTCAAAAAGCAAAATGGTCTTCTCAGCAGGGTAACGGATAAAAAGCGGCGAAAACGCCAGCAGTTTTTTGTAGCCGAGAAGGCTAAAACAAAGAACCTCCTTGAAATTGCCCCATATCCTTTTAGAAGGAAGGTGGTTGGTATCTGGAGCCCAGTTTTCCTGCTTGGCAAACAACGCCTGTACAAACTGTGTCTGTTGATCCATTGATGCGGCCTCCAGGCGCAATCCCAGACGGGAGGAACGTGCCTGAACGACGAATGCGGGAACCGAGAAGATGTAACTGTTGTTATTGATAAAGACATTTAGAATGTCGCCAGGGACAATTGGATGGAGGCCTTGGATACAGACTGCGAGACCAGAATTCGAAAAATCCTCGATGAACCCCTGATATACGATTTCCGATTCAGTTTGAATAACGACTTTTTTCGGTTGAAAACTGTTGATTCGCGGTGCATGTCGGAATTCGGTTTTTTCCACGGCAACAGCAATGGATGCGCCGAGAATAATCAGATTGAAAAGCGTCCATAACGTGACGACAAACAGGGTTAAATGATCTTCTTCGGAGCCCGTGGCTGCTCTCCAGACAGCGACGGCCAATCCGATTACATTAAGTGCGGTAATGATCAGATAGGGTTTGGATATGGCCCAGTCGAAAACTTCTTCCTCCGTCACGGTTTCTTTTGGAGTGACATTGAATTTACCCTTTTTCGGATTGATTAAGGCAAACAAGGTCGGTTTGAAAATGTACCAGGCAACGACGGTTTCGTAGATTTCGTTCCAGAAGCTTCCGCGGTATTTTCCTTGCAGATGCGCATGTGTTAATGCGGAAAGCAGGAGATGCGGTGCAAGAAATAACAGAATAATCAGCGGATCCGCATAGATGATGTAGGCATGAAAAAACAGAAATGCCAATGGTGCCAGCAGAAAAATGATTCTCGGCAAGCCGGAAAGAAAGTGCAACATCGCTGCTGAATATGCCAGCTTTTGTGGGATTGTCAGGCCTTTTTTGAGTATTGGGTTATCCATGCGAAATATTTGGATCATCCCTCTGGCCCAGCGTATACGTTGTCCGACATGGTCCGGAAGCGTGCCGGTTGCCAGCCCGGCAGCGAGAGGAGTATCCAGATAAACCGAATTCCAGCCGCGGCCATGCATTTTTAAAGAGGTGTGCGCATCTTCGGTAACGGTGTCGGTTGCAAAACCGCCGATATCATCGATTGCCGCTCGGCGTAGCAAGGCGCAGGAGCCGCAGAAAAAAGCGGCATTCCATAAGTCATTTCCCGGTTGAATTAACCCGTAAAACAATTTTCCTTCATTGGGATGCTTCTGATAGATGGAAAGGTTTTTTTCAAAGGGATCAGCGGAATAAAAGTGATGCGGTGTCTGAACCAAAGAGAGCTTGGGATCGGTCAGGAAAAAACCGGCGGTTTTTTGCAGAAAACTATCGGCCGGGATGTGATCGCAATCGAAAATTGCAATCAGTTCGCTATCAAGGAAGGTTAGAGCATGGTTAAGGTTACCGGCTTTGGCAAAGCGGTTGTCTTCCCTTGCAATATAACCGACGCCTAGTTCCAGTGCGATTTGCCGAATGCCGTTACGGTTGCCATCGTCAAGAATGATTACGTTTAATTTGCTGTTAGGCCAGTTGATGCTTTTTGCCGCCATGGCCGTATTGCGTACGATTTCTTCAGGCTCGTTGTAAGTCGGAATCAAGAGATCGATGGTCGGCCAGTTACGAATGTCTTGCGGCAGAGGTGGTGCTTTTCTGTAAAGAGGCCAGATGGTTTGCAAAAAACCGAGCAGAAGAATGATCCAAGCGTAGGTTTCGGCAAAAATCAGAATCAGTGCAAAAAAGGCGTCTAATCCGTTATCCCAGTGAATGGTTGCCGTGTAGCGCCACCATAGATATCGCGTGGAAAAAATCAAGGTGATGGCAACCAGCATCAAAGTTGAAAAAGGGGAATGGTTTCGAGTAAGGATGAGAGCGCTTACACCGAGAAAAAGGGTTAAAGTCAGTTGAGTCGAGAAGCTGAACGGGATAATGATCAGAAAAACCGCGGCTGCCAGCACAATCAAGGCCGGGAGAAAAAGACGGTTATCAGATTTGAATTCCAGCGTGTGTTCCGTTGCCGATTGTATCAGTTGCGGGCAGACGTCCAAGTATTGTTGCATTCTTTTGCCGAATCTTCGAATTGCCTGGCTGCCAAAATGAAATGGCGAAAACCCTTTTCGGACTCCAGTTTGCCAAAAGTTTGTCGGTGAAATCGGGCGATCTAAGTAAAAAAGACAGTTCCAGACGGTTTGCAGGAGCAGGCGAAGCGGATCCCCCGCACTGGGTTTTTTGCCGCTTAATCCGGGATAATAACGACAGGGGCGCACGATGATTTTGCGAAAAAAATAATGGTTCAGCGGAAAAATCAGATTTAATAAATTCTGAATGACACCCAACCATAATCGGGTCATCCAACCGATTTGTTGACGTCTTAAGCTTGCACTTCGCCAATCAAGCCGCATGTTCGCTTCTGTTCCGGTCATTGATTTTTCAACCACGCAACCAGGTTGCGAATGTTCTGGCTAGTGAGTGAATCCGGACGATATTCCGTTATGCTATGACGTTTTCCATGCGCTTCGAGCAGCAGACTGTCGTGATAAAGTTTGACCGGGATAAGCTGTTTCGGGTACAGGCTTTGCCAGATTAAAAAAATGTCCGATTGAATTGAGACCTTTGGGTTGAATCGATTCACCAGCCAATGTTTCTGCATTAATCGAGGGGTGTGCAGACTGACCTGATATGCGCAGTTCGTTGTTGGTTCGAGAACCAGGATCTCGAATGTGTTTAGCTTTAGTTCATCCAGCGCACGCTTAATCGAACGGCATTTGAGAGAGTGAAAATTCGGCAAACAGAGAATTACCAGATCAAATGGCTGGAGCAGTGAGGGAATGAGGGATTCCCACCAGCGGGATAGCCAGAAGGCTTCATACTCTTCCAGAGTGTTTTCCGAACTGGAGCCAAGAGATAGCAGAGTTAAATTAGCGGTTAAAGCAGTGAATTGTTTTTCCAGAGTTTCGTTTTCGAAATAGACCCGGCTGATTCCCTTTGTCGTAGTTTCTTTAGAAAAATACGTCGATAGGCGATTATTAGGGCGTAAATCGATCAGGGCGACGGATAAATCCAGACTCGAACTTAATTCGTTTCCGAGTGCTGAAGCAATTGCTGAAACGCCACTGCCGTCATAGACGCCCTGCAAGGTAATGATACGGTTCATTTATTTTCTCAATGCCTCTGGCTGATAAGCCTCAAGTAAAGGCCATTTCTGAAATGCTGTTAAGAGCTTCTCTATGCGATTGAAGTCCGCGGTCGATTCCGTTTGTCCATCTGCTATGGACGACAGATGCTGATACAGGGCAAGTTCTCTGGCTTCCATATTTGAAAAATACTTGGATTGGGCAGGGATATTGAGAAGTCGCTGTCTGTTTTCGGTCATCTATATTCCTGCCATTTACCGGTTTCTTCGAGTTTGATGTAGTCATGGTGTTCGTGTTCCATAATGACTGTCCCCTGAGTTTCCGAAACCCATTTTGTCTGCGGTAAATCTTTGGCCAGTTTTGAAAGAACAATGGCGCGATTGTGGTCTTGTTTGCTCAGTCTTTCGATAAGTTCGGCGATCGCCAGATAACTGTGCTGGCTAGTCACTTCAATTGGATGTTCCGTCTGTTGAAGATCGAAATTGATTAATTTCATTCCGACGGGAACATGTGTAATTGAACGACTGGGGAATTCGCGAATCCCCTTTAATTGCATTTTGTCACCGTGTAGAGCGGCGCCGTGTTCGGGAATGAGTACCAACAGTGTTTTCCGGGTACTTTTTTGCAAGAGACTGATGAAGCGTTCTATATCGCTCTGCAACTCTAGAAATCGAGTCGGGTAATCGGCTAGAACGGTTTTTCCGTTTGCTTTAATAAAACGGTTACCGTCGTGTAATGTGATGGTGTTATAAAACAGGGCGAATTTTTCTTTTTCGGCAGAGCTGATGTACCAGTTTTCGAGAACCTGGTAATCACGCCATATTGGTGTGCCATCGAAGGCTTTCAAGGCAGGAGTGTATGCGTATTGATTTTGTAGCGGCTTATCCGAGGTTTGTATTTGCTTTCTGACCAGTTGGTTAAAATCGTCGAATTCTCCAGTATGGTTAAGTGTTGCTCTGGTGCGGTAGTGCATGGTTTCCAGTTGATTGAAAAGATAGCAGTGTTCGTCAGTGGTGCTGAATAGAGAATGGTGGTTTGTTTGGCCGCAATTGGCCCTTAAAAGACGAATTGCAGCTGGTCCGCTATAAGAGGTTGCAGAGTTGAAATTGGTAAACAAAATGTCCATCTGCTTTAAGAGTTGCGGATTTGGTTTCTGAATGGCTTGCAAGTCGCTCCATGAAAGTGAGCATACCTGCAGAAAAATAATATCGAACGAGGTTTGTGCTTTTTCGGAAGAGAAATTGACGATTCTGGTGCTTTCTTCCTCATAAAAATCGGCTAGCTGCTGATCGAGTATTTGTTGCAAAGATAAAGGGGGGGAATCTACCGATTCTTTTGCTTGGTTTTGCATGCCTGTATCTGCATAGGTTGTTGCTGGTAAAAATGCTTGGGGAATGATCTTAAGATTCAGTATGGACAGATAAGAAACCGCAACCATCGTTAGAAAGGTAAATCGGACCATGGATCTGAAAACCCAGTAGGAAAATATGCCGATTAGGAAGAACAAGAGCCAATCGGTATTGATATAGCGAAGTGTTAGTTCCAGCACATAATCCAAAGAGAAAGCGCTGATTAAGTTTCCGCCCTCGATGAGCCGGTTAATTGGGGGAAGCCAGGATTCGGTATAAAGAAGAATTAACGCCGATGGCACGACAATTATCGCTCTGGCAATCCGGATCCATTGACTTGTGATCGGAATCAGCAGAACGAGAAGAAGTAATAAGTTTGCGGCTGGATTAAAGTTTATCAGCTCCATGCCGATAAAAATAAATTCGGCTAAAAAAAAGAGATTCCAGGCTCCGATGTCGAATGGTTTATTGATCATTTTTAAATACGCAAAAATAATTACATTGAATTAGTTTTAAAATAAACCTTCTTAATCGAGTAAATAAGCCTTAACAGTTAAGTAAATGTCTATAAGAGAGTAAAAACCTGATTATAGTTATTAAGTGATGTTTATACAAGAGTAAAAAGGGGTAAGAATTCCATTAATTGTGTAAAAGTCAGGCCTAGCGGATTTATGCCAAAATTATCAGTGACTGAAGTAGATCGCAGAATTGGAAATAAGATCCAGATACGTCGAAAGGAACTCGGCTTGACTGCTGCGGAATTGTCGGAAAAAATTGGAATTTCTCAGCAGCAGTTATCTAGATACGAGCGCGGAACAAATAAAATCAATGTGACCCATCTGGTGAATATTGCTTATATTCTTAAAGAGCCGATAGGTTGGTTTTTTAGTGATTGTCATCCGGACATTCCTGGCGATTTATCGCAAAATAAGGTGCCTGCTCGTGAATTGGTTCCTGTCGCGAATAATGATTTATCTCGCCGCTTCTGGCAACAATGGGGAAAACTGACTGTGGATCAGCGCAGGGCTTTAATTGTTTTTCTCGATTACTTTGGTGAAAAGACTTAGGGGCATTTCTGCTTTTGTCTTCTTGTGTTTTTTGCTTCAAATTCGGGTTGGAGCAATTTTCGATACAGCTTCCTTATAATGGCGTGTCATAAGGCGTGTCGGCTTCGATTGTTTATGCTGACGGTTGGCAGCAGTGTTTTTTCTCAGATCGCATTTGTCATTTTTTCATTTCTTGTTTGTTTTTCATGATTGGTGTTTTTGATTCCGATTATTTTCTGGCTAGCGGCCAATTAGTCGCGGTTATCAGGCTTTCCAGCGGTTTTTTTCGGGCAAACTTTGCTTGATGTCAGGAAAAAATGATACTGTTAAATAGCTTCCTGATTTGTGTATAGAATCAAAAAAATAATAACTATTGTGAGAGAGACGGTTTTTCATGGAAACAATTAATCAATTGCTGTCAACGGCAAGCGGGTGGGCCTGGGGGCCGGTCATGTTAACTTTGTTGATGGGGACGGGGATTTATTTGACCTTGCGTTTAAGATTCCTTCCTCTGCGCCACCTGGGTTATGCGTTTCGGATGTTGTGGAAAGGGCGCCATTCCGATCAAAAGGGTGACATTCCTCCGTTTGGCGCTTTAATGACGGCAATGGCTGCGACGGTTGGAACCGGCAATATCGCCGGGGTTGCTTCGGCTTTATTTATCGGCGGACCGGGTGCGATTTTCTGGATGTGGGTAACGGCTTTGATCGGGATGGCAACCAAATATTCCGAAGCGGTACTAGCGGTGAATTATCGAGAGGTCGACGAAGACGGACGCTATGTTGGCGGGCCGATGTACTACATCAAGAACGGCATGGGCGAGAAATGGAAGCCGCTGGCATTTGCTTTTGCCCTGTTTGGAGCAATTGCCGCTTTTGGCATCGGGAATATGGTGCAGGCAAATGCGGTTGCCGGAGCCATGGAAACCGCTTTTGGAGTGAATAATCAAGTGACTGGCATTGTGCTGATGTTGCTGATCGGACTGGTCGTTTTCGGGGGCGTCAAGCGGATTGCCAGAACGGCGACGGCCTTGGTTCCTCTGATGGCGGCGTTGTATATCGGGGTTTCCTTGTGGATTTTGGCCATGCATTTGGATGCCTTACCGGCGGCCATCGCGACCATTTTTGAAAGCGCCTTTACCGGTTCCGCGGCGGCGGGCGGTTTTGCCGGTGCCGGAATTATTCTAGCGATTCAGTTCGGTGTTGCGCGCGGCGTGTTTTCGAATGAGGCCGGTATGGGATCGGCTCCGATTGCGCATGCGGCGGCGCAAACCAATGACCCGGTTCGTCAAGGTCATATTGCCATGCTGGGCACTTTTATCGATACCATCATTATTTGTTCCATGACGGCTCTGGTTATCCTGGTTACCGGTGTCTGGACCAGCGGTGAAACGGGTGCAGTACTGACAGCCAACGCGTTCAGTCACGGTCTTGAGTCGAATATCGGCGCAGTCGTTGTGGCTGTGAGTCTGGCAGTATTTGCTTTTACCACTTTGCTTGGCTGGAGTTATTATGGCGAGCGCTGTGCCGAATATCTGAGTGGCACCAAAATCATCTCTCCTTACCGAGTTGCATGGATTCTGTTGATTTTTGCAGGGGCGGCTTTATCGGACTATTTCAATACTGTTCTAATTCTTGCCGATCTGCTGAACGCGCTGATGGCTGTCCCAAATCTGATTGCGCTGCTGGTATTGTCTCCGGTGATCATTAAGTTGACTCGGAACCATCTTCAGAAATAGCTGATCGGCTTCTGCGTGGTGCAAAATCTTATCTGAACAGTTTCAGACGGCGAAGAATGATCAGGCCGGTGATTCCTATCGCAAGCAATACCAGCGATGGAATCGAAGCGCGCTGATACAGGCCTTCGCTGCTCAGTTCAAAAATTCGCATGGCTAAGGTATCCCAGCCGAAAGGTCTTAACAGATAGGTCGCTGGCAATTCCTTGGAGATATCCAGAAACGCGAGTATAAACGCGGCGATCAGCCCGGGTTTGAGTAAGGGTAGATAGATTTCGGTCAGTAACCGGGTGGAATCGGCGCCCATATTGCGGGCGGCTTCGATAATGCTCGGGCGAATGGTCTGCATTCGACTTTCGACAGGGCCGTAGGCGACAGCAATAAAACGCACCAGATAGGCGAGATACAGTGCGAATAATCCACCGATAAACCAGTTGCTATTCAATTGATGATTGAACCAGGCCATAACGCCCATAATGCCGATGGCCAATACAACACCGGGCAGAGCGTAGCCGAGTCGCGCAGTAAACAGAAAAGCGCGTATCGGTTTATTCGCGGTTTTTTTCCGCAGAATATTCATTAATAAGGCTGCCAGGACGGTAAAAAAGGCTGCGCTGATACTGAGTGTTAAGGTGTTACTCAGCCAGTCAAGGTAGCGGGAATCCCATTCCTCCAGGAGCGCCTGATAAGACCAGATACCGAGTTGAAGTACGGGAATAATCAAGACGATTGCGACAAGCAGCCAGATGCTCAGACTGAGAAGCCATTGCTGTCGGCGTTTAAGCGTGAATGGCGGGTGTTGTATATTGGCCTGCTGGGTAAAAGCTCTGCGCCCGCGGCTGAGTTTTTCCACGCCCAGAAACAGCAGGGCAAACAGCAACAACAGGGTGGAAAGTTGCGCCGCTGCCGCTAGAGAATGAAAATCCTCCCACACACTGTAAACGGCGGTGGTCAGGGTGGCGTAGTTAAACAGGGAAACGGCGCCGAAGTCGGCAAGAGTCTCCATCAGGGCCAGGCTGACTCCCGCAGCGATCGCCGGGCGCGCCAATGGAAACCCGAGTCGCCAGAAAACCTGTGTTGGCGAGCAGCCAAGAATGCGCGCATTCTCGATCATGGCAACGGATTGGTTGGCAAAGGCAGTACGCGCTAATAGATAAACGTAAGGATAAAAAACCAGCGTCAAGACCAATGCGGGCCCCAGAACGCCTTCGCGGATATCGAAGTAGCCGAGGGAGAGGGTATGATGCAGCCACTGCTGAAAAGTGCCTCCATAGTCGAAGGTTCCGAGAAAGACAAAAGCCAGTACATAGGCCGGCATGGCAAACGGTAGCAACAAGAGCCAGTTCAGCCAGCGTCTACCCGGGAAATCGTACATCACGATGAACCAGGCCAGAGCGGTTCCAAGAACCAGAGTGCCGATTGCGACGGCAATGACCAGTAACAGTGTATTCAGGATGAGTTCTGAGAGCAGATGATCGGAAAAATGCTTCCACAGTTGGCCATCGAAGTTCAGCCAGCTGGTAAATAAATAGCCAAGCGGAAGCAATAACAAAATTACCAGTATGCCCAGAATGGACCATACCGGTATCCATATGAAATTGCGTTGTAGCGGGAGGAACGGCTTCAATTAACGATAGCCGACCTTTTGCATCAGGCGCACGGCCTGCTGTTGCAGGCGCACGACTTCGGAAAGGCTTAAATCGTCTGCTTTAAAGCTTCCCCAAGCCGCAACGGTTTTCGAAGCCGGAATGTTCGGGTCGGCAGGGTATTCCTGGTTGACTTCGGCATACAGGGATTGGGCCTTGTTTTGAGTCAGCCACTCGATCAGCGTTCGCGCTTTTTCAGTCTGGTCGCTATGTTTGACAATCCCGGCTCCGGA
This is a stretch of genomic DNA from Thiomicrorhabdus sp.. It encodes these proteins:
- the bcsG gene encoding cellulose biosynthesis protein BcsG, with amino-acid sequence MINKPFDIGAWNLFFLAEFIFIGMELINFNPAANLLLLLVLLIPITSQWIRIARAIIVVPSALILLYTESWLPPINRLIEGGNLISAFSLDYVLELTLRYINTDWLLFFLIGIFSYWVFRSMVRFTFLTMVAVSYLSILNLKIIPQAFLPATTYADTGMQNQAKESVDSPPLSLQQILDQQLADFYEEESTRIVNFSSEKAQTSFDIIFLQVCSLSWSDLQAIQKPNPQLLKQMDILFTNFNSATSYSGPAAIRLLRANCGQTNHHSLFSTTDEHCYLFNQLETMHYRTRATLNHTGEFDDFNQLVRKQIQTSDKPLQNQYAYTPALKAFDGTPIWRDYQVLENWYISSAEKEKFALFYNTITLHDGNRFIKANGKTVLADYPTRFLELQSDIERFISLLQKSTRKTLLVLIPEHGAALHGDKMQLKGIREFPSRSITHVPVGMKLINFDLQQTEHPIEVTSQHSYLAIAELIERLSKQDHNRAIVLSKLAKDLPQTKWVSETQGTVIMEHEHHDYIKLEETGKWQEYR
- a CDS encoding helix-turn-helix transcriptional regulator, encoding MPKLSVTEVDRRIGNKIQIRRKELGLTAAELSEKIGISQQQLSRYERGTNKINVTHLVNIAYILKEPIGWFFSDCHPDIPGDLSQNKVPARELVPVANNDLSRRFWQQWGKLTVDQRRALIVFLDYFGEKT
- a CDS encoding iron ABC transporter permease gives rise to the protein MLLLPLGYLFTSWLNFDGQLWKHFSDHLLSELILNTLLLVIAVAIGTLVLGTALAWFIVMYDFPGRRWLNWLLLLPFAMPAYVLAFVFLGTFDYGGTFQQWLHHTLSLGYFDIREGVLGPALVLTLVFYPYVYLLARTAFANQSVAMIENARILGCSPTQVFWRLGFPLARPAIAAGVSLALMETLADFGAVSLFNYATLTTAVYSVWEDFHSLAAAAQLSTLLLLFALLFLGVEKLSRGRRAFTQQANIQHPPFTLKRRQQWLLSLSIWLLVAIVLIIPVLQLGIWSYQALLEEWDSRYLDWLSNTLTLSISAAFFTVLAALLMNILRKKTANKPIRAFLFTARLGYALPGVVLAIGIMGVMAWFNHQLNSNWFIGGLFALYLAYLVRFIAVAYGPVESRMQTIRPSIIEAARNMGADSTRLLTEIYLPLLKPGLIAAFILAFLDISKELPATYLLRPFGWDTLAMRIFELSSEGLYQRASIPSLVLLAIGITGLIILRRLKLFR
- a CDS encoding sodium:alanine symporter family protein, whose translation is METINQLLSTASGWAWGPVMLTLLMGTGIYLTLRLRFLPLRHLGYAFRMLWKGRHSDQKGDIPPFGALMTAMAATVGTGNIAGVASALFIGGPGAIFWMWVTALIGMATKYSEAVLAVNYREVDEDGRYVGGPMYYIKNGMGEKWKPLAFAFALFGAIAAFGIGNMVQANAVAGAMETAFGVNNQVTGIVLMLLIGLVVFGGVKRIARTATALVPLMAALYIGVSLWILAMHLDALPAAIATIFESAFTGSAAAGGFAGAGIILAIQFGVARGVFSNEAGMGSAPIAHAAAQTNDPVRQGHIAMLGTFIDTIIICSMTALVILVTGVWTSGETGAVLTANAFSHGLESNIGAVVVAVSLAVFAFTTLLGWSYYGERCAEYLSGTKIISPYRVAWILLIFAGAALSDYFNTVLILADLLNALMAVPNLIALLVLSPVIIKLTRNHLQK